Proteins encoded in a region of the Deefgea piscis genome:
- the mnmC gene encoding FAD-dependent 5-carboxymethylaminomethyl-2-thiouridine(34) oxidoreductase MnmC gives MQDTALIKASAEWPATFQSALHHTQTALLSHLATNHPQSKQSILSLDWAQGAAFLATCQHWLTTRPATARLHFVSLIPSTFPVSRLHSIAQQYPEFASLIHQLQAMWPRWQTGFHRLHLAQGQISLTLVFGDAAQLSEISGPIDLIYLDLATPSSLTLIQCKQLRRLATQNSLVIGQCHDSLLRQYLAQVGFILPAATSTNDFWVATTRQHRHESKATPIEPEAIIIGAGMAGCAMANQLAERGWQVKLIDAQADIASQASGNHVGLCHPTLSRDDNFQARLSRAGFAATQQKLKQLSQQGVQVHFGADGHLQLAKDSAAASLMQTICAEQPHLAQMVHWLDRQQCLTQLAIDCEFGGWWFPEGMWANPYSICKGYVTQYINLIDLQLNTHVDQIKLIDQHWHLYDTEQQLIAKSKTLILASANDATRLIPEAELPLSASLRSVSKVWGGDLPASTFSLSGLSYLTPALAGWRCAGASLVDTQYPQYAEQQNLDDLSQLIGTTVVTSKPIETRLCFRPNSSDRLPLAGQIPERNSISRSVDQLFQIPRQSGLYGLLGLGARGMSWHVLIAEILACQLNQEPLAIERSLVGAIDPARFALRELRKMAHDSTKECRKP, from the coding sequence ATGCAAGACACAGCATTAATCAAAGCCAGCGCTGAATGGCCAGCAACATTTCAGTCTGCTCTACACCACACGCAGACTGCTTTACTTAGCCACCTTGCCACCAATCACCCCCAATCGAAACAGTCGATTCTCAGTCTCGATTGGGCGCAAGGCGCGGCATTCTTGGCAACGTGCCAGCATTGGCTCACGACTCGCCCTGCCACGGCACGGCTCCATTTTGTCAGTCTCATTCCGAGTACATTTCCAGTCAGCCGTTTGCATAGCATTGCCCAGCAATACCCCGAATTTGCCAGCTTGATCCATCAATTACAAGCAATGTGGCCACGCTGGCAAACGGGGTTTCATCGACTGCATTTAGCACAAGGGCAAATCAGCCTTACCCTTGTGTTTGGTGACGCTGCACAACTCAGTGAAATCAGCGGCCCAATCGATCTTATTTACCTAGATTTAGCGACGCCATCGTCACTAACGCTCATTCAATGCAAGCAATTGCGTCGCCTTGCCACGCAAAATAGTTTGGTCATTGGGCAATGCCATGATTCGCTACTTCGCCAGTATTTAGCTCAAGTTGGCTTTATATTGCCAGCAGCGACATCCACAAACGATTTTTGGGTAGCAACAACGCGTCAACATCGCCATGAAAGCAAAGCAACACCCATCGAGCCAGAAGCCATCATCATTGGCGCCGGCATGGCGGGCTGCGCCATGGCCAACCAGCTCGCCGAACGCGGCTGGCAAGTCAAACTGATCGACGCCCAAGCCGACATTGCCAGTCAAGCCTCAGGCAATCATGTGGGTCTTTGCCACCCGACGCTAAGCCGTGATGATAATTTTCAAGCCCGCCTGTCACGCGCAGGCTTTGCCGCCACACAACAAAAACTCAAGCAACTGAGCCAGCAAGGTGTACAGGTTCATTTTGGTGCAGATGGTCATTTGCAATTAGCCAAAGACAGCGCTGCGGCGTCGTTGATGCAAACGATCTGCGCCGAACAACCGCATCTTGCACAGATGGTTCACTGGCTAGATCGACAACAATGCCTGACCCAACTTGCGATAGACTGCGAATTTGGCGGCTGGTGGTTTCCAGAAGGAATGTGGGCCAATCCGTACAGCATTTGCAAGGGGTATGTTACTCAATACATTAATTTAATTGATCTGCAACTCAATACCCATGTAGATCAAATTAAACTAATCGATCAGCACTGGCATCTTTACGATACCGAACAACAACTGATTGCCAAAAGCAAAACACTGATTTTAGCCAGTGCCAATGATGCGACTCGCTTGATCCCCGAGGCCGAACTACCGCTCTCGGCGAGCTTACGCAGCGTTTCCAAAGTGTGGGGCGGCGATCTACCCGCAAGCACTTTCAGCCTTTCAGGTCTGAGTTATTTAACCCCTGCTCTCGCTGGCTGGCGCTGCGCAGGAGCAAGTCTCGTTGACACGCAATATCCACAATATGCAGAACAACAAAACCTCGACGATTTGAGTCAGCTCATCGGCACAACCGTAGTCACCAGCAAACCAATTGAAACTCGGTTATGTTTTCGCCCCAATTCATCAGATCGACTACCTTTGGCAGGTCAAATCCCAGAGCGCAACTCTATCTCTCGCTCAGTCGATCAGCTCTTTCAAATTCCTCGCCAATCCGGTCTATATGGTCTATTGGGACTTGGCGCACGCGGCATGAGCTGGCATGTTTTGATTGCTGAAATATTGGCGTGTCAACTCAACCAAGAGCCCCTGGCGATTGAGCGCAGCCTTGTCGGCGCGATCGATCCAGCACGATTTGCTTTGCGTGAGCTGCGCAAAATGGCCCACGACTCAACGAAAGAATGCAGAAAGCCCTAA